In Archangium violaceum, the following are encoded in one genomic region:
- a CDS encoding cytochrome P450, which yields MSSFSSGQKLDKIPAHIPPELVYEYDNARDPRMLEDPHARMRSLILEAPPIFFSPLNGGQWFVTRKKAIVDITMNPEVYSNAFMMSGEHSAEHKDSQPSLVMLPIAVDPPQHTAYRTPLNQPLSAKAVSGLETSIREMTNELIDKVLGAGRCDFFSDIAEPLPVTLFMKLAGMPTNRLAEFRHLATQATSATVDHATREATFKRIAGILAETIKARQEKREDDLISRLLDANINGRSPTFQEMLGYSITLFLGGLETVVNALSFGVRHLARDQELQAKLRADPSLLPGAIEELLRLYGVASTPRRVMRDEVCHGVQFKQGDMVFLLLPAANYDDAVFPNPEQFMLGRTEQHMTFNTGPHRCVGLNLARLEMKVFYQEWLKRVPPFRLDPQNKPRFVGGFNLAVTSLPLVW from the coding sequence ATGAGTTCCTTCAGTAGCGGTCAGAAGCTGGACAAGATTCCCGCGCACATCCCGCCGGAGCTGGTCTACGAATACGACAACGCCAGGGATCCGCGGATGCTCGAGGATCCGCACGCCCGGATGCGCTCGCTCATCCTCGAGGCCCCGCCCATCTTCTTCTCCCCGCTCAATGGTGGTCAGTGGTTCGTGACCCGGAAGAAGGCGATCGTGGACATCACGATGAACCCGGAGGTCTACAGCAACGCCTTCATGATGTCGGGGGAGCACTCGGCGGAACACAAGGACTCGCAGCCGAGCCTGGTGATGCTGCCCATCGCGGTGGATCCACCGCAGCACACGGCGTACCGCACGCCGCTCAACCAGCCGCTGTCGGCCAAGGCCGTTTCCGGACTCGAGACGTCGATCCGGGAGATGACGAACGAGCTCATCGACAAGGTGCTCGGCGCGGGGCGCTGCGATTTCTTCTCGGACATCGCCGAGCCGCTGCCCGTCACGTTGTTCATGAAGCTGGCCGGCATGCCGACCAACCGCCTCGCGGAGTTCCGTCACCTGGCCACGCAGGCGACGTCCGCCACGGTGGATCACGCGACGCGCGAGGCGACCTTCAAACGCATCGCGGGGATTCTCGCGGAGACCATCAAGGCCCGGCAGGAGAAGCGCGAGGATGATCTGATCAGCCGGCTGCTCGACGCGAACATCAACGGCCGCAGCCCCACGTTCCAGGAGATGTTGGGCTACAGCATCACCCTGTTCCTCGGGGGGCTGGAGACCGTGGTGAATGCCCTGAGCTTTGGTGTCCGGCACCTGGCGCGCGATCAGGAGTTGCAGGCGAAGCTCCGGGCCGACCCCAGCCTCCTGCCTGGAGCCATCGAGGAGCTGCTGCGGCTCTATGGCGTCGCGTCCACGCCCCGGCGGGTGATGCGCGACGAGGTCTGCCATGGCGTCCAGTTCAAGCAGGGGGACATGGTGTTCCTGCTCCTGCCAGCGGCCAACTACGACGACGCGGTGTTCCCCAACCCCGAGCAGTTCATGCTGGGCCGGACGGAGCAGCACATGACGTTCAACACGGGTCCGCACCGGTGCGTCGGGCTGAATCTGGCCCGCCTGGAGATGAAGGTGTTCTACCAGGAGTGGTTGAAGCGCGTACCGCCATTCCGTCTGGACCCCCAGAACAAGCCGCGGTTCGTGGGTGGCTTCAACCTGGCCGTCACGAGCCTGCCGCTGGTCTGGTAA
- a CDS encoding 2Fe-2S iron-sulfur cluster-binding protein, whose amino-acid sequence MAKVTFIEASGKQHEVTAQEGQSVMQVAMDNLVPGIVAECGGFANCATCHGYVDDAWLKKIPPPDAAEEGMIECAFHVQPNSRLTCQIKVTPALDGLVVRLPVSQTGE is encoded by the coding sequence ATGGCGAAGGTCACATTCATCGAAGCGAGTGGGAAGCAGCACGAGGTCACGGCGCAGGAGGGGCAGTCCGTCATGCAGGTGGCGATGGACAACCTCGTGCCGGGCATCGTCGCCGAGTGCGGAGGCTTCGCCAACTGCGCGACCTGCCACGGCTACGTCGATGACGCCTGGCTGAAGAAGATCCCCCCGCCCGATGCGGCGGAAGAGGGAATGATCGAGTGCGCCTTCCACGTGCAGCCCAACAGCCGTTTGACCTGTCAGATCAAGGTGACGCCCGCGCTGGATGGGCTGGTGGTCCGGCTTCCCGTCTCGCAGACGGGCGAGTGA
- a CDS encoding NAD(P)/FAD-dependent oxidoreductase, with translation MNAERHVGDVGVLLGRERNVVAMEERIVIVGAGQAGGELAAGLRKQGYKGRVLLLGDEAHPPYQRPPLSKGFLQGKVALTDLYLKPLATYERFDIELKSGTRVEAIDRAAREVSLGDGSRLAYDKLVLATGGRARPLSLPGLEGARLENLFSVRSISDIEAMRGRFVPGNHLVIVGGGYVGLEVAAVAVQLGLRVTLLEAAPRLLSRVTGPEVSSFIEKLHRERGVELRLSCEVRSLELDEARRQVRGVGFACHGVPERLEADLVLVGIGLIPNTELASAAGLAVDNGIVVDEYACTADPNILAIGDCANQPSAYTGGRIRLESVPNAIEHARVAAATLMGKREPSSAIPWFWSDQYGLKLQMVGLSTGYEQCVTRSSAEGKEFSAFYLKDRRVIAADVIGRPAEFMAARRLVSSRAEVDAARLGDVAVPLASIAA, from the coding sequence ATGAATGCGGAGCGGCACGTCGGCGACGTCGGGGTGCTGCTCGGACGAGAGAGGAACGTCGTGGCCATGGAAGAGCGCATCGTCATCGTGGGAGCCGGCCAGGCTGGTGGCGAGCTGGCCGCCGGCTTGCGAAAGCAGGGCTACAAGGGGCGCGTCCTCCTGCTGGGAGACGAGGCCCATCCGCCCTACCAGCGGCCTCCGCTGTCGAAGGGGTTCCTGCAGGGAAAGGTGGCGCTGACCGACCTCTACCTCAAGCCGCTGGCGACCTATGAGCGCTTCGACATCGAGCTCAAATCCGGCACACGCGTCGAGGCCATCGACCGTGCCGCGCGGGAAGTCTCACTCGGGGATGGGAGCCGGCTGGCCTACGACAAGCTCGTTCTGGCCACGGGAGGCCGGGCACGTCCCTTGAGTCTTCCCGGGCTGGAGGGTGCCCGGCTCGAGAACCTGTTCTCCGTGCGGTCCATCTCCGACATCGAGGCGATGCGCGGGAGGTTCGTCCCCGGCAACCACCTGGTCATCGTCGGAGGAGGCTACGTGGGGCTCGAGGTCGCGGCCGTGGCCGTGCAGCTCGGGCTGCGGGTGACGCTGCTGGAGGCGGCGCCTCGCCTGCTCTCCCGGGTGACGGGGCCGGAGGTGTCCTCGTTCATCGAGAAGCTCCACCGCGAGCGGGGCGTGGAGCTCCGGCTCTCGTGCGAGGTGCGGAGCCTGGAGCTCGACGAGGCGCGGCGCCAGGTGCGCGGGGTGGGCTTCGCGTGTCACGGCGTGCCGGAGCGGCTCGAGGCCGATCTGGTGCTGGTGGGAATCGGCCTCATCCCCAACACGGAGCTGGCCTCCGCGGCGGGCCTGGCCGTCGACAATGGCATCGTCGTGGACGAGTACGCCTGTACGGCCGATCCGAACATCCTCGCCATCGGGGACTGCGCCAATCAGCCCAGCGCCTACACGGGCGGACGCATCCGTCTGGAATCCGTGCCCAATGCCATCGAGCATGCGCGCGTCGCGGCGGCCACGCTGATGGGCAAGCGGGAGCCCTCCTCCGCCATTCCCTGGTTCTGGTCGGACCAGTACGGCTTGAAGCTGCAGATGGTGGGGCTCTCCACGGGCTACGAGCAGTGCGTCACGCGGAGCTCCGCCGAGGGCAAGGAATTCTCGGCCTTCTATCTCAAGGACAGACGGGTCATCGCCGCGGATGTCATCGGCCGGCCCGCGGAGTTCATGGCCGCGAGGCGGCTGGTGTCGAGCCGGGCGGAGGTGGATGCGGCCCGTCTGGGTGACGTGGCCGTCCCGCTCGCCAGCATCGCCGCGTGA
- a CDS encoding TetR/AcrR family transcriptional regulator, which yields MSADDSKQVLRKGPGALVSSSKSDRGSETRELLLVTAERLFAEHGVEAVSNRQVSEAAGQSNNSAVSYHFGSKEELILAIARRHAESLELRRTEMLAEISNSPDLRDWVSCLVRPTTQHLASLGIPSWYARFVAQVSTHPSLRERVFKEASTSRSLQQALEGMFRLIPRLPEDVRQERNDMGRLMLVHLCAERERALQAGTANPRSTWTSTADGLIDAIVGLWLAPVSSWR from the coding sequence ATGAGTGCCGACGACAGCAAGCAGGTCCTGCGAAAGGGTCCCGGTGCTCTCGTGAGCTCGAGCAAATCCGACCGGGGCAGCGAGACTCGCGAGCTTCTCCTCGTCACCGCCGAGCGCCTGTTCGCCGAGCATGGAGTGGAGGCAGTCTCCAACCGTCAGGTGAGCGAGGCAGCGGGCCAGTCCAACAACTCCGCCGTCAGCTACCACTTCGGCTCCAAGGAAGAGCTCATCCTGGCGATCGCGCGCCGCCACGCCGAGTCGCTGGAGCTGCGACGTACCGAGATGCTCGCGGAGATCTCCAACTCGCCCGACCTGCGCGACTGGGTGTCCTGTCTCGTGCGGCCCACCACCCAGCACCTCGCCTCACTGGGCATCCCCTCCTGGTACGCGCGGTTCGTCGCCCAGGTGTCGACCCATCCCTCCTTGCGCGAGCGCGTGTTCAAAGAGGCATCCACCTCGCGGTCGTTGCAGCAGGCCCTCGAGGGCATGTTCCGGCTGATCCCCCGTCTGCCCGAGGACGTGCGGCAGGAGCGTAACGACATGGGCCGGTTGATGCTCGTGCACCTGTGCGCCGAGCGGGAACGTGCGCTGCAGGCAGGCACCGCGAACCCCCGCTCGACGTGGACGTCCACCGCGGACGGACTGATCGACGCAATCGTCGGACTATGGCTGGCCCCCGTCTCCTCCTGGCGGTGA
- a CDS encoding Coq4 family protein produces MIDAQTLTLPENASLFTRLRVALTALKLVRGNEGNPTYGQAIQASLDLNVYASLVQRLQLTEDGRRMLSERPSLQSKDLDLDALERLPEGTLGHAYARYFRDNKISPFETTLEIKNDVDFISKRYRETHDVLHLLTGYGTDVVGEMELQAYALGNLGIRTAVLILLIGTLGQFKEPQSGVGRSEYLRRVKAAHHRGRAAPLFLDFWFEHHWETPVATLRERLCAPARQLN; encoded by the coding sequence ATGATCGACGCCCAGACCTTGACCCTGCCCGAGAACGCCTCCCTGTTCACCCGCCTGCGCGTGGCACTCACAGCCCTGAAACTGGTCAGAGGCAACGAGGGGAATCCCACCTATGGCCAGGCGATCCAAGCCAGCCTGGACCTCAACGTCTACGCATCGCTTGTCCAGCGGCTCCAGCTCACCGAGGACGGGCGCCGCATGCTGTCCGAGCGCCCTTCCCTGCAGAGCAAGGATCTGGACCTGGACGCGCTCGAGCGCCTGCCCGAGGGAACGCTCGGCCATGCGTACGCGCGCTACTTCCGCGACAACAAGATCTCGCCCTTCGAGACGACGCTCGAGATCAAGAACGACGTCGACTTCATCTCCAAGCGCTACCGCGAGACACACGACGTGTTGCACCTGCTGACGGGCTACGGCACGGACGTGGTGGGCGAGATGGAGCTGCAGGCGTACGCCCTGGGCAACCTGGGCATCCGGACCGCGGTGCTCATCCTGCTGATCGGCACGCTCGGACAATTCAAGGAGCCACAGTCTGGCGTCGGAAGGTCCGAGTACCTGCGGCGGGTGAAGGCCGCGCACCACCGGGGCCGCGCGGCCCCGCTGTTCCTCGACTTCTGGTTCGAGCACCACTGGGAGACCCCCGTAGCCACTCTGCGCGAGCGGCTGTGCGCACCCGCCAGGCAGCTGAACTGA
- a CDS encoding SDR family NAD(P)-dependent oxidoreductase, producing the protein MKVQNKVVVVTGGGNGMGRELVLALLSKGASVAAVDINASALEETLALAGKNRDRLATYTLNITDRALVDALPDQVISRFGAVDGIINNAGIIQPFVRLKDLDYAAIERVINVNLFGTLYMTKAFLPHLLARPEAHITNISSMGGFLPVPGQTIYGAAKAAVKLLTEGLSSELLGTNVKVTVVFPGAIGTNIVVNSGVKMDLQQENRRDGPTPKVLAPGKAAQIILEGIENDRYRVMVGSDARLMDAIYRLNPQRAARFIYNQMSALLPK; encoded by the coding sequence ATGAAGGTCCAGAACAAGGTTGTCGTCGTGACCGGCGGCGGAAATGGCATGGGCAGGGAGCTCGTGCTGGCTCTTCTGTCGAAGGGCGCGAGCGTCGCCGCCGTTGACATCAACGCGTCCGCCCTCGAGGAGACCCTCGCGCTGGCGGGGAAGAACCGGGACAGGCTGGCCACCTACACCCTGAACATCACGGACCGGGCCCTGGTGGATGCGCTCCCGGACCAGGTCATCTCCCGCTTCGGGGCTGTCGACGGCATCATCAACAACGCCGGCATCATTCAACCCTTCGTCAGGTTGAAGGATCTCGACTACGCGGCGATCGAACGGGTGATCAACGTCAACCTGTTCGGAACGCTCTACATGACCAAGGCGTTCCTGCCGCACCTGCTCGCACGCCCGGAGGCGCACATCACGAACATCTCCAGCATGGGTGGATTCCTGCCCGTGCCGGGGCAGACCATCTACGGGGCGGCCAAGGCGGCCGTGAAGCTGCTGACGGAGGGCCTGAGCTCGGAGCTCCTGGGGACGAACGTGAAGGTCACGGTCGTCTTCCCGGGGGCGATTGGAACGAACATCGTGGTGAACTCTGGCGTGAAGATGGACCTCCAGCAGGAGAATCGCCGAGACGGGCCGACGCCCAAGGTGCTGGCGCCTGGCAAGGCCGCGCAGATCATCCTCGAGGGCATCGAGAACGACCGCTACCGCGTCATGGTGGGATCCGATGCCAGGCTCATGGATGCCATCTACAGACTGAACCCCCAGCGCGCGGCGCGGTTCATCTACAACCAGATGAGCGCCTTGTTGCCGAAGTAG
- a CDS encoding SMP-30/gluconolactonase/LRE family protein, producing MHRFSYKSLIACVLMASTQTLAAPPPPAYRQEVVVAGSPFQGVHGMAVDGKGHLLASNLLGQTVHSIDLASGAVSTLVGPPLGGADDVTLGPDGSVYWTGFFSGRLMRRTPDGKTRVIAKELPGLNSLAFRRDGRLYITQLGRGVDALLEVDPRGSKPPRRILSGHGMLNGFEFGPDDKLYGPLLMKGQIVRVDVDTGSIEVVAGGFAMPVATNFDSRRENLYVVDSVRGELIRVRLPTGDKEVVAKLPTGLDNLAVGPDDQVYVSNMVDNDIHVVNPADGSVRPLVEARLSVPSGLAVAPDDPDEQLYVADVYAFRRVGGRDGKINQTTRVLSSRMTFPMNVALGAKHVVLSSAYLGSVQVLDRTSGEVLRTIPNTNGVQGALELPDGTLLVAEATTGRLVRVDAAEPAGTTVLTRGLEGPVGLVADTEAEEPGVYVTEVRSGRVTRVRLSDGARRTVAKGLKAPEGIARHPDGGLIVAEVGRKQLVRIDPATGRSTVLASGLRIGLPESEGLPPGYIPTGVAVGGSGTIYLSSDIESALYRFVPAR from the coding sequence ATGCATCGATTCTCCTACAAGTCCCTGATCGCCTGCGTGTTGATGGCGAGCACCCAGACCCTGGCCGCCCCACCACCACCGGCCTATCGCCAGGAAGTGGTGGTGGCCGGCTCTCCCTTCCAGGGCGTCCATGGAATGGCCGTCGATGGCAAGGGGCACCTGCTGGCCAGCAATCTGCTCGGCCAGACGGTCCACTCCATCGACCTGGCCAGTGGAGCAGTGTCCACCCTGGTGGGGCCTCCGCTGGGTGGCGCGGATGATGTGACCCTGGGGCCCGATGGCTCCGTCTACTGGACCGGATTCTTCTCCGGCCGGTTGATGCGGCGCACTCCGGATGGAAAGACGCGCGTCATCGCCAAGGAGCTGCCGGGCCTCAACTCGCTGGCCTTCCGCCGCGACGGCAGGCTCTACATCACCCAGCTCGGCCGCGGGGTGGATGCGCTCCTGGAGGTGGATCCGCGCGGGAGCAAGCCGCCTCGGCGGATCCTCTCCGGGCACGGCATGCTCAACGGCTTCGAGTTCGGTCCGGACGACAAGCTGTACGGCCCGCTCCTGATGAAGGGGCAGATCGTCCGGGTGGACGTGGACACGGGGTCCATCGAGGTGGTGGCCGGGGGCTTCGCGATGCCGGTCGCCACCAACTTCGACTCGCGCCGCGAGAACCTCTACGTGGTTGACTCGGTGCGGGGCGAGCTGATCCGCGTCCGGTTGCCCACGGGAGACAAGGAAGTCGTCGCGAAGCTGCCCACCGGGCTCGACAACCTGGCGGTCGGTCCCGATGACCAGGTGTACGTGTCCAACATGGTGGACAACGACATCCACGTGGTCAATCCCGCCGATGGCTCCGTCCGGCCCCTCGTCGAGGCGCGCTTGAGCGTGCCCTCCGGCCTCGCCGTCGCGCCGGATGATCCGGACGAGCAGCTGTACGTGGCGGATGTGTATGCCTTCCGGCGGGTGGGAGGGCGTGATGGGAAGATAAACCAGACGACCCGGGTCCTCTCCTCACGGATGACCTTCCCGATGAATGTGGCGCTGGGCGCGAAGCACGTGGTGCTGAGCAGTGCCTACCTGGGCAGCGTGCAGGTCCTGGATCGGACCTCCGGAGAGGTGCTGCGGACGATTCCGAACACGAATGGTGTCCAGGGCGCGCTCGAGCTGCCCGATGGCACGCTGCTCGTCGCCGAGGCCACCACGGGCCGGCTCGTGCGGGTGGATGCCGCGGAGCCCGCGGGGACCACGGTGCTGACCAGGGGCCTGGAGGGGCCCGTTGGACTCGTGGCCGACACGGAGGCGGAGGAGCCGGGGGTGTACGTCACGGAGGTGCGCTCGGGACGGGTGACCCGGGTGCGTCTGTCGGATGGAGCCCGGCGCACGGTGGCCAAGGGACTGAAGGCCCCGGAGGGCATCGCCCGGCATCCGGACGGCGGATTGATCGTCGCCGAGGTGGGCCGAAAGCAGCTGGTGCGCATCGATCCGGCCACGGGGCGCTCCACCGTGCTCGCGAGCGGCTTGCGCATCGGCCTGCCCGAGAGCGAGGGCCTGCCGCCGGGCTACATCCCCACCGGGGTGGCCGTGGGCGGCTCGGGCACCATCTACCTGTCGTCCGATATCGAGAGCGCCCTGTATCGGTTCGTTCCGGCGCGTTGA
- a CDS encoding flavin-containing monooxygenase, which yields MNEKNKGVVSFSPEALKEKYRLEREKRLRPDGDTQYRDLSGVYKDFDRDPYVEPGFTRPAVTETIDVLIVGGGFGGMLSAVRLRQAGVHSFRIIEKGGDFGGTWYWNRYPGAACDVESYIYLPLLEETGYIPTEKYAKAPEIFAHCQRIGRQFDLYKTALFQTLVEQMNWDEDTRRWNITTNRGDKLAARFVIIAGGILHKAKLPGIPGIETFKGHSFHTSRWDYAYTGGGPMGGLSKLADKRVGIIGTGATAIQAIPHLGASAKQLHVFQRTPSSIGVRGNRPTDEAWAKTLQPGWQQERMVNFTAIVSGRAQDVDMVRDGWTYIFDDTDSRRARTPEEAAELRKMADLRKMEEIRARVDTIVKDPVTAEALKPYYDPLCKRPCFHDEYLDTFNRPNVQLVDTDGKGVERITPTGVVVKGKEYEVDCLIYASGFEVTGDYTRRLGFDIRGRGGKSLRDSWADGASTLHGMHSRGYPNLVLFSGPQSGWAINFVHILDEQAQHAAYIIEQCKKQGVETIEPSEKAQQQWWEVILSNLTKNASFGGPDCTPGYYNNEGVRPPPSAIRSAGFGGGTLEFIEVLRNWRKGNDLAGLEVTLGGTSPTP from the coding sequence ATGAATGAGAAGAACAAGGGTGTGGTCTCGTTCTCTCCGGAAGCGCTGAAGGAGAAGTACCGGCTCGAGCGCGAGAAGCGGCTGCGTCCCGACGGCGACACCCAGTACCGCGACCTCAGCGGCGTCTATAAGGATTTCGACAGGGATCCGTACGTCGAGCCCGGCTTCACCCGTCCGGCGGTGACCGAGACGATCGACGTCCTGATTGTCGGCGGTGGCTTTGGCGGCATGTTGTCGGCGGTGCGGCTGCGCCAGGCGGGAGTCCACTCCTTCCGCATCATCGAGAAGGGCGGCGACTTCGGCGGCACCTGGTACTGGAACCGCTATCCGGGCGCCGCCTGCGACGTGGAATCCTATATCTACCTGCCGCTGCTCGAGGAGACCGGCTACATCCCGACGGAGAAGTACGCCAAGGCGCCGGAGATCTTCGCCCACTGCCAGCGGATCGGCCGGCAGTTCGACCTCTACAAGACGGCGCTGTTCCAGACCCTGGTCGAGCAGATGAACTGGGACGAGGACACCCGGCGCTGGAACATCACGACCAACCGGGGTGACAAGCTCGCGGCGCGGTTCGTCATCATCGCCGGAGGCATCCTCCACAAGGCGAAGCTGCCCGGCATCCCGGGGATCGAGACCTTCAAGGGCCACAGCTTCCACACCAGCCGGTGGGACTATGCCTATACCGGCGGCGGCCCCATGGGCGGCCTGAGCAAGCTGGCCGACAAGCGCGTGGGCATCATCGGCACGGGCGCGACCGCGATCCAGGCGATCCCCCACCTCGGGGCTTCGGCCAAACAGTTGCATGTCTTCCAGCGCACGCCCTCGAGCATTGGAGTGCGTGGCAACCGGCCGACCGACGAGGCCTGGGCGAAGACGCTCCAGCCCGGCTGGCAGCAGGAGCGCATGGTCAACTTCACCGCCATCGTCTCCGGCCGCGCGCAGGACGTGGACATGGTGCGGGACGGTTGGACCTACATCTTCGACGATACCGACAGCCGCCGCGCCAGGACCCCCGAGGAGGCGGCCGAGCTCCGCAAGATGGCGGACCTCCGCAAGATGGAGGAGATCCGCGCGCGGGTGGACACCATCGTCAAGGACCCGGTGACGGCCGAGGCGCTCAAGCCCTACTACGATCCGCTGTGCAAGCGGCCCTGCTTCCACGACGAGTACCTGGACACGTTCAACCGCCCCAACGTCCAGCTCGTGGATACCGATGGCAAGGGCGTGGAGCGGATTACTCCCACCGGAGTGGTGGTGAAGGGCAAGGAATACGAGGTCGACTGCCTGATCTACGCCTCGGGCTTCGAGGTCACGGGCGACTACACCCGCCGGCTGGGCTTCGACATTCGCGGGCGCGGCGGCAAGTCCCTGCGCGACAGCTGGGCCGATGGCGCGTCGACGCTCCACGGCATGCACAGCCGCGGCTATCCGAACCTCGTGCTGTTCAGCGGCCCCCAGAGCGGTTGGGCGATCAACTTCGTTCACATCCTCGATGAGCAGGCGCAACACGCCGCCTACATCATCGAGCAGTGCAAGAAGCAGGGCGTCGAGACGATCGAACCGTCGGAGAAGGCGCAACAGCAGTGGTGGGAGGTGATCCTCAGCAACCTCACGAAGAACGCCTCCTTCGGCGGTCCCGACTGCACGCCCGGCTACTACAACAACGAGGGAGTCCGGCCTCCCCCGAGCGCGATTCGCAGCGCCGGTTTCGGAGGCGGCACGCTCGAGTTCATCGAAGTCCTGCGGAACTGGCGCAAGGGCAACGATCTCGCGGGCCTGGAAGTCACGCTTGGAGGCACGTCCCCCACCCCATGA
- a CDS encoding TetR/AcrR family transcriptional regulator — protein MSPSKSDRGSETRELLLVTAERLFAEHGVEAVSNRQVSEAAGQSNNFAVGYHFGSKEELILAIVRRHSESMERRRTDLLAELTGSPDLRDWVSCLVRPTTQHIASLGIPSWYARFIAQVMTHPSLRERVINESFTSRSLKQALEGMSRLIPRLPEDVRQERSDMGRLLIVHMCAERERALHAGTANPRSTWESTAAGLVDALVGLWLAPVSARR, from the coding sequence GTGAGCCCGAGCAAATCCGACCGGGGCAGCGAGACTCGCGAGCTTCTCCTCGTCACGGCCGAGCGCCTGTTCGCCGAGCACGGCGTCGAGGCCGTCTCCAACCGCCAGGTGAGCGAGGCAGCGGGCCAGTCCAACAACTTCGCCGTCGGCTACCACTTCGGCTCCAAGGAAGAGCTCATCCTGGCCATCGTGCGTCGGCATTCCGAGTCGATGGAGCGGCGGCGCACCGACCTGCTCGCGGAGCTCACCGGCTCGCCCGACCTGCGCGACTGGGTGTCCTGCCTCGTGCGACCCACCACCCAGCACATCGCCTCGCTGGGCATCCCCTCCTGGTACGCGCGCTTCATCGCCCAGGTGATGACCCATCCCTCCTTGCGCGAGCGCGTGATCAACGAGTCGTTCACCTCGCGGTCGCTGAAGCAGGCCCTCGAAGGCATGTCCCGGCTGATCCCCCGTCTGCCCGAGGACGTGCGGCAGGAGCGCAGCGACATGGGCCGGTTGCTGATCGTGCACATGTGCGCCGAGCGGGAACGCGCGCTGCACGCGGGCACCGCGAACCCCCGCTCGACCTGGGAGTCCACCGCGGCGGGTCTGGTCGACGCGCTCGTCGGCTTGTGGCTGGCCCCCGTCTCCGCCCGCCGGTGA
- a CDS encoding iron-containing redox enzyme family protein, whose translation MAVQVYHFMNIANHLLRTAIHEANRCGSTHDAFLAWAREHAREEGAHPAWLLEDLSAIGCRREDILSSGPDPELRELTQNQLALLQNSSPTAVLGLYFATECHPPDAEALRQIARRLGIPRKALRTLLHHSHADQEHGKEIFQLVATHGRDPLLFRGMVHGAYQCVNSWIQLMQRYSLEAMAENRSRVHAAPDPNSRATA comes from the coding sequence GTGGCCGTTCAGGTCTACCACTTCATGAACATCGCCAACCACCTGCTCCGCACGGCGATTCACGAGGCCAACAGGTGTGGCTCCACCCATGACGCGTTCCTGGCCTGGGCCCGAGAACATGCCAGGGAGGAGGGGGCGCACCCCGCCTGGCTCCTGGAGGACCTGTCCGCGATTGGCTGCCGCCGCGAAGACATCCTCTCGAGTGGACCCGACCCGGAGCTTCGCGAGCTGACCCAGAACCAACTCGCGCTCCTCCAGAACAGCTCCCCGACGGCGGTGCTCGGCCTCTACTTCGCGACGGAGTGCCACCCACCCGATGCCGAGGCGCTGCGACAGATTGCCCGGCGACTCGGCATCCCGAGGAAGGCGTTGAGGACCTTGCTCCACCACAGCCATGCGGATCAGGAGCACGGGAAGGAGATCTTCCAGCTCGTCGCCACCCATGGCCGGGATCCCCTGCTGTTCCGCGGCATGGTTCACGGGGCATACCAGTGCGTCAACAGCTGGATCCAGCTGATGCAGCGCTACAGCCTCGAGGCCATGGCGGAAAACCGCTCGAGGGTCCACGCCGCTCCGGACCCGAATTCACGGGCCACGGCCTGA